One Sporosarcina sp. ANT_H38 genomic window, CGGAATCGGAACATCTTCCGCTACAGCTGCTAAGTCTTCGAAAGAGCCCTTAAAAAAATGACTATCCGTCAAAACGGAAATACATGCTGCACCTGCATTGTAATAAGCAATCGCTTGTGCGACAGGATCCGCACCTTCCGCGATAAGTCCTTTCGAAGGAGACGCACGCTTCATTTCCGCGATGACTTGCAAGCGCTCTGTTTTATATAACTTTTTGAACAAAGAAGGACGAGACGGACGAACTTCTTGTAACACTTCCTGTTCCGCCAACATGTCTAGCACTTCACGCCGTTTCTCTTGTAAGATTTCATCCAGAATCGTCATCTCGCCACCGCCTTTGCACTGATTTTCGTACTGAATGCTACTACTGCATCTAGCTTTTGCAACGCTTTACCAGATAAAATACTGTCCGTCGCCTGTTTGACACCTTCTTGAATCGTCCCCGCTTGCCCATTCGCGAATAAACCAATGCCCGCATTGAAAACGACTGTATCGAAATGAGGACCGCGAATTCCATTGAAAATCGCACGAATGATTGCCGCATTTTCCTTCGCGTTGCCTCCACGTATAGCCGAAATCGGTGCAGAGTTAAGTCCCACGTCATCCGCTGTCAGTGAAAATGGGATCAAATCGCCTTTATCAAGAAGAACAAATGCATTTTGTCCCGCAAGTGACGCTTCGTCCATTCCACCTGCTCCCGATACGATAATTGCCCTCTCTCTGCCAAGCATGCGCAATACGGATGCATATTCCATCGTGAAGTCCGGCCTGTTTATACCCGTAAATTGTGTTTTTAATGGGATTGGATTGGTTAGAGGCCCTACAAGATTAAAGATAGTCGGCTTACCGATTTGCTGCCGGATAGCACCGATTCGTTTCATTTTCGGATGAACGTTTGGTGCATATAAGAAGGTGATCCCTTCCTGTTCAAGCAGTTCAATTGTTTCGTCTAAGCTGAAGTCCGTATGAATGCCGAGCGCTTCCAATACATCGGAACTTCCCGCATCACTCGAAATTTTCCGATTGCCATGCTTAGCGATAGAAGCGCCTGCTCCTGCCAATACAAACGCGGATGCCGTACTAATATTAAAAGTATTTGAGCCATCTCCGCCTGTTCCGCAGTTATCCATAAATGTTTCCCGTGGAACATTTACTTTAAGCGCGAACGATTTCATAACCGCAGCAAGAGACGCAACTTCGTGAGCCGTTTCCCCCTTTTTTGACAAAGCTAAAAGAAAATCAGCTACGTCTCTCGATTCCGTTTGCTCATTAAACATCAGCTTAGACGCTTCCAACATTTCTTCATACATCAAATGCTCGCCTATCTCTACTCTTCTCACAAAACTTCTCATCTCAATCTCTCCTTTGCTCTGCTAAGCTCTTTCTCACAATCAATTCATCATTGAATTAGTTTACGACTTCCAACAAAGACTTGGCTTTATTGGCCGTCTCCATGAATTCTGCTGTAGGATCTGACGCTTGCACAATGCCTGCTCCTGCCTGAACGTAAGCTTTACCGTCTTTCACAACCATCGTGCGAATTGTCAACGCAAAATCCATATTGCCATTGAAACCGATATACCCGATTGCACCGCCGTAAATACCCCGGTCCATTTTCTCCAATTCATCAATCAATTCCATTGCTCGTTTCTTCGGTGCACCTGTCACCGTACCCGCCGGAAGACATGCCGTTAACGCGTCTAATGAATGTAGCACCGGCGATAATGTTCCCTCTGCCTCCGATACAATATGCATCACGTGCTCATAACGGACAACTTCCATATAGCTTGTGACTCGCACCGAATCCGGAAGGCACACCTTCTCCAAATCATTCCGCCCAAGGTCGACAAGCATATCGTGTTCAGCAAGTTCTTTCGGATCAGCTAGCAACTCTTTCTCGAGCGCTATATCTTCAGCTTTATCTACACCGCGTCGGCGTGTCCCTGCAATCGGATTCGTCATCACTTTGCCATTCGATACACGTACCAAACTTTCCGGTGACGTACCCACGATGACATGATCATCGAATTCCATGAAATACATATAAGGTGAAGGATTACGTTTTCTTAGCTTTCGGTATAATGAAAACGGATCGCCGTTAAAGTCCGCTACTAAACGTCTCGACAGCACAACTTGTTCGACTTCGCCTTGTTCGATATATCCTTTTGCCTTGCGTACCAAATCTTCAAAATCCCGCTGAGTTACGGAACATTTATAGTCGGATATTGCAAAAGCCGACTCTTTCTTTTCTGGTCCAGACAACATACTTTCCGCCAGTGCATCCAAATCAGGAGCGCTTTGTTCCGGATTAATTTCCGTATGCAGCAGTGTCACCTCATTCAATACATGGTCGAAAATAATAATGGTCTCGTAAATATTGAAATTAACATCCGGGAATCCCATATCGTCATGGGAACGCGTTACACTGTCGGAACCCGCTCCATATCCCACGTAGCCAACCGCTCCACCTGTGAAAGGAAAATCGATTTCGTCTGTAATTCGCGGCACCAATCTTTTCAATAGCACGAACAGATCACCCTCGTGTACATATTTCTTGCCCGTAGCATATACATGTTCTTCAAGTTTTCCATCACGTCCGCTGTAAGACTTCAGTGGATCCATTCCAAGGAAGGAGTAGCGCCCCGACCCATCGCGCTTCGAAGAACTTTCTAGTAAAAACTTTCTT contains:
- the trpD gene encoding anthranilate phosphoribosyltransferase, yielding MRSFVRRVEIGEHLMYEEMLEASKLMFNEQTESRDVADFLLALSKKGETAHEVASLAAVMKSFALKVNVPRETFMDNCGTGGDGSNTFNISTASAFVLAGAGASIAKHGNRKISSDAGSSDVLEALGIHTDFSLDETIELLEQEGITFLYAPNVHPKMKRIGAIRQQIGKPTIFNLVGPLTNPIPLKTQFTGINRPDFTMEYASVLRMLGRERAIIVSGAGGMDEASLAGQNAFVLLDKGDLIPFSLTADDVGLNSAPISAIRGGNAKENAAIIRAIFNGIRGPHFDTVVFNAGIGLFANGQAGTIQEGVKQATDSILSGKALQKLDAVVAFSTKISAKAVAR
- the trpE gene encoding anthranilate synthase component I, yielding MSKEQTSLRTTMKKLNGDSLTPILIFRRMQGERKFLLESSSKRDGSGRYSFLGMDPLKSYSGRDGKLEEHVYATGKKYVHEGDLFVLLKRLVPRITDEIDFPFTGGAVGYVGYGAGSDSVTRSHDDMGFPDVNFNIYETIIIFDHVLNEVTLLHTEINPEQSAPDLDALAESMLSGPEKKESAFAISDYKCSVTQRDFEDLVRKAKGYIEQGEVEQVVLSRRLVADFNGDPFSLYRKLRKRNPSPYMYFMEFDDHVIVGTSPESLVRVSNGKVMTNPIAGTRRRGVDKAEDIALEKELLADPKELAEHDMLVDLGRNDLEKVCLPDSVRVTSYMEVVRYEHVMHIVSEAEGTLSPVLHSLDALTACLPAGTVTGAPKKRAMELIDELEKMDRGIYGGAIGYIGFNGNMDFALTIRTMVVKDGKAYVQAGAGIVQASDPTAEFMETANKAKSLLEVVN